Proteins encoded in a region of the Leifsonia sp. PS1209 genome:
- a CDS encoding LacI family DNA-binding transcriptional regulator, producing the protein MNDTSTTPEAGAAGSVRPTLAAVARLAGVSNSTASLAFSGTGPVSDATRERVLSAAKELNYAGPDPRARSLRRGRSGIVGVVMEERVGDAFRDPIKIALLDGISDEIAVIDAGLLILTDAGEAAQRIEDAPMDAVVLIGCSPRLDESVAMLRQRGIPLVAIEGDPADDVLTIAQDNREATRVAAQHLADLGHTDVSVVTLSLTRDRARGPLTDERLAAGSSNTTLERLSGVRDVFPDAGGYVTRGSFVEEGRIAGHALLDDPDDRPTAIIAQSDLLAAGVIRAAEEVGLAVPADLSVVGFDGVRVDGLWPYDLTTLVQPAIDKGRAAGVAIVEMLEGGVAHPATFTSVFHLGNTTAAPRAH; encoded by the coding sequence GTGAACGACACGAGCACGACCCCCGAAGCAGGAGCGGCCGGCAGCGTCCGTCCGACGCTCGCCGCCGTCGCCAGGCTGGCCGGCGTCTCCAACTCGACGGCCTCCCTCGCCTTCAGCGGCACCGGCCCGGTGTCCGACGCCACCAGGGAGCGCGTCCTCTCCGCCGCCAAAGAACTCAACTACGCGGGTCCAGACCCGCGCGCCCGCTCCCTGCGGCGGGGCCGCTCCGGCATCGTCGGCGTGGTGATGGAGGAGCGCGTCGGCGACGCCTTCCGCGACCCGATCAAGATCGCGCTCCTCGACGGCATCTCCGACGAGATCGCCGTCATCGACGCCGGACTCCTCATCCTCACCGACGCCGGCGAGGCCGCGCAGCGCATCGAGGACGCCCCGATGGATGCCGTGGTCCTCATCGGTTGCAGCCCCCGCCTCGACGAGTCGGTCGCCATGCTCCGCCAGCGCGGCATCCCGCTGGTCGCGATCGAGGGCGACCCGGCCGACGACGTCCTCACCATCGCCCAGGACAACCGGGAGGCCACCCGCGTGGCCGCACAGCACCTCGCCGACCTCGGCCACACCGACGTCTCCGTCGTCACCCTCTCGCTCACCCGCGACCGCGCCCGCGGCCCGCTCACCGACGAGCGTCTCGCCGCCGGAAGCTCGAACACCACCCTGGAGCGCCTGTCCGGCGTCCGCGACGTGTTCCCGGATGCGGGCGGCTACGTCACCCGCGGCTCCTTCGTGGAGGAGGGCCGCATCGCCGGGCACGCACTGCTCGACGATCCGGACGACCGTCCGACCGCGATCATCGCCCAGAGCGACCTGCTCGCCGCCGGGGTGATCCGCGCGGCGGAGGAGGTCGGGCTGGCCGTGCCTGCCGACCTCAGCGTGGTCGGCTTCGACGGCGTCCGCGTCGACGGGCTCTGGCCGTACGACCTGACCACCCTCGTCCAGCCGGCCATCGACAAAGGCAGGGCGGCGGGGGTGGCGATCGTGGAGATGCTGGAGGGCGGCGTCGCGCACCCCGCCACGTTCACGAGCGTCTTCCACCTGGGCAACACCACGGCGGCTCCGCGCGCGCACTGA